One segment of Pseudodesulfovibrio sp. 5S69 DNA contains the following:
- a CDS encoding OsmC family protein, giving the protein MITTKSKQDDYLTEFTDGDHVGQCDAPVGKGGQDAAFTPFALLEASLAGCLNITLRAFAASHDIELGHVETSVTVVPGEAGSTFEYSVKLPEGLSEKDTKRLLAALKGCPIHGLLGKPISFELKAE; this is encoded by the coding sequence ATGATCACTACGAAGAGCAAACAAGACGATTACCTGACGGAGTTCACGGACGGCGACCATGTGGGCCAATGCGACGCCCCGGTCGGGAAGGGCGGTCAGGACGCGGCGTTCACGCCCTTCGCCCTGCTGGAGGCCTCCCTGGCCGGGTGCCTGAACATCACTCTGCGCGCCTTCGCCGCATCGCACGACATCGAGTTGGGCCACGTGGAGACCTCCGTCACCGTGGTGCCGGGCGAGGCTGGCTCGACCTTCGAATACAGCGTCAAGCTGCCTGAAGGGTTGAGCGAAAAGGATACGAAACGGTTGCTAGCGGCCCTGAAGGGATGCCCCATCCACGGTCTGCTCGGTAAGCCCATCTCGTTCGAATTGAAGGCGGAGTAA
- a CDS encoding DMT family transporter, with amino-acid sequence MTDSKKALLYGLATVSIWSTVASAFKIALRNLDPLQLLLCACAVSAATLAAILLFQGKLGEIMRMGRKETLRCALLGLLNPFLYYTILFKAYDLLPAQEAQPINYTWAVTLSLLSVPLLGQKLSLKALVAILFSYLGVVVISTHGDLLGMHFSSLPGVALALGSTVIWALYWIFNTRSKANPMAGLLLSFLTGFPFILAATLLFSELPPLAAGPLLAAAYVGLFEMGITFALWLTAMKYAARPDGGGTARVANLIFLSPFLSLVFIHFLVGETIHPATVVGLAFIIAGNALMQYSPRKRA; translated from the coding sequence GTGACCGACAGCAAGAAAGCCTTGCTCTACGGCCTGGCCACGGTGTCCATCTGGTCCACCGTGGCCTCGGCCTTCAAGATCGCCCTGCGCAACCTCGACCCGCTGCAACTCCTGCTCTGCGCCTGCGCCGTGTCCGCAGCAACCCTGGCGGCCATCCTGCTCTTCCAGGGAAAGCTCGGCGAAATCATGAGGATGGGCCGCAAGGAGACGCTGCGCTGCGCCCTGCTCGGGCTGCTCAACCCGTTCCTCTACTACACCATCCTGTTCAAAGCCTACGACCTGCTGCCCGCCCAGGAGGCCCAGCCGATCAACTACACCTGGGCCGTGACCCTGTCCCTGCTGTCCGTGCCCCTGCTCGGCCAGAAGCTCTCGCTCAAGGCGCTCGTCGCCATCCTCTTCAGCTACCTCGGCGTGGTGGTCATCTCCACCCACGGCGACCTGCTCGGCATGCACTTTTCCAGCCTGCCCGGCGTGGCCCTGGCCCTGGGCAGCACGGTCATCTGGGCCCTGTACTGGATCTTCAACACCCGGAGCAAAGCCAACCCCATGGCCGGGCTGCTGCTGAGCTTCCTGACCGGCTTCCCCTTCATCCTGGCAGCCACCCTGCTCTTTTCCGAGCTGCCGCCGCTCGCCGCAGGCCCGCTCCTGGCCGCAGCCTACGTGGGCCTCTTCGAAATGGGCATTACCTTCGCCCTCTGGCTGACGGCCATGAAATACGCAGCCCGGCCCGACGGCGGCGGCACCGCGCGCGTGGCCAATCTCATTTTCCTGTCGCCCTTCCTCTCCCTGGTCTTCATCCATTTCCTGGTGGGCGAGACCATCCACCCCGCCACGGTGGTCGGACTGGCTTTCATCATCGCGGGCAACGCCCTGATGCAATATTCCCCAAGGAAGCGCGCCTGA
- a CDS encoding TIGR00730 family Rossman fold protein, with the protein MHRSKQYLIDDLSIHESWRLFKIMSEIVDGFENLSEIGPAVSVFGSARVKQDEPLYQKTVELSKALSQAGFSVITGGGPGLMEAGNKGAFENDGESIGLHIHLPMEQKSNEFLNIKSEFRYFFIRKLMFIKYALAYVALPGGYGTLDELSEALVLIQTHRIKPFPIVLFGSEYWAGLIDWFKTQMVPNGFCKAEDLDLFMVTDDVDEVVGYIRKHVIV; encoded by the coding sequence ATTCATCGTTCCAAGCAATATCTGATCGACGATCTGTCCATCCACGAGTCCTGGCGGCTCTTCAAGATCATGTCCGAAATCGTCGACGGGTTCGAGAACCTGTCCGAAATCGGCCCAGCCGTTTCCGTGTTCGGATCGGCCAGGGTCAAGCAGGACGAACCGCTCTACCAGAAGACCGTGGAGCTGTCCAAGGCCTTGTCCCAGGCCGGATTTTCGGTCATCACCGGCGGCGGTCCCGGCCTCATGGAAGCGGGCAACAAGGGCGCGTTCGAGAACGATGGCGAATCCATCGGGCTGCACATCCACCTGCCCATGGAGCAGAAGAGCAACGAGTTCCTGAACATCAAGAGCGAGTTCCGCTACTTCTTCATCCGCAAGCTCATGTTCATCAAGTACGCCCTGGCCTACGTGGCCCTGCCCGGCGGCTACGGCACCCTGGACGAGCTGTCCGAGGCCCTGGTGCTCATCCAGACCCACCGCATCAAGCCGTTCCCCATCGTGCTCTTCGGCTCCGAGTACTGGGCAGGGCTGATCGACTGGTTCAAGACCCAGATGGTCCCCAACGGCTTTTGCAAGGCCGAAGACCTCGACCTGTTCATGGTCACGGACGACGTGGACGAGGTGGTCGGCTACATCCGCAAACACGTCATCGTCTAG
- a CDS encoding MBL fold metallo-hydrolase, with amino-acid sequence MKVTFMGAARTVSGSCYILECDGKRFAVDCGMHQGNREIEKRNWNIDAYDPKKLDFILITHAHIDHTGLLPALVAKGYRNPIYCTSPTRDLLEIMLLDSAHIQEMEAEWGNRKQRRTGGDMIKPLYTIADAERTTPLFAAIEYSKTFEPAPGVKVTYKDAGHILGSAFIEIEYQEDGKLTKAVFSGDLGRPEQLIVNDPSDMECADYLFMESTYGNRNHVDEKGSLDELAEAIAYSYGNGEKVVIPAFAVERSQQIIYSLFLLKKQGKLPADMPIYLDSPLAIRATEIFRHHPEYFDEKTQEYIRNGENPLDLPNLHFTQTREQSQAINESQGPAIIISASGMANAGRIKHHLKHNLWRPGASVVFVGWQGVGTPGRKIVNGAEKITIFGEEVLVKAKVFTINGFSGHAGRDELLDWLGTMQGKPIKVLLVHGEAEVQDEFAKLITEKFGFEVHIPEYMEVLELLPGKEFEPVVDLDVARPRVDWEFLLADSETLYQELRNRLRDVEKRPWVDQAELRDKLLDINRTIVELVSEM; translated from the coding sequence ATGAAAGTCACCTTCATGGGCGCGGCCCGCACCGTCAGCGGCTCCTGTTACATTCTCGAATGCGACGGCAAGCGTTTCGCCGTGGATTGCGGCATGCACCAGGGCAACAGGGAGATCGAAAAACGCAACTGGAACATCGACGCCTATGACCCCAAGAAGCTTGATTTCATCCTGATCACCCACGCCCATATCGACCACACCGGGCTGTTGCCCGCCCTGGTGGCCAAGGGATACCGCAATCCCATCTACTGCACCTCGCCCACCCGCGACCTGCTGGAGATCATGCTCCTGGACTCGGCCCATATCCAGGAGATGGAGGCGGAGTGGGGCAACCGCAAGCAACGCCGGACAGGCGGCGACATGATCAAGCCGCTGTACACCATCGCCGATGCCGAGCGGACCACGCCGCTGTTCGCGGCCATCGAATACTCCAAGACCTTCGAGCCCGCGCCGGGCGTCAAGGTGACCTACAAGGATGCCGGGCACATCCTCGGCTCGGCCTTCATCGAGATCGAGTACCAGGAGGACGGCAAGCTGACCAAGGCGGTCTTCTCCGGCGATCTGGGCAGGCCGGAACAGCTCATCGTCAATGACCCGTCCGATATGGAGTGCGCGGACTACCTGTTCATGGAGTCCACCTACGGCAACCGCAACCACGTGGACGAGAAGGGCAGCCTGGACGAACTGGCCGAGGCCATCGCCTACAGCTACGGCAACGGCGAAAAGGTGGTCATCCCGGCCTTTGCCGTGGAGCGCTCCCAGCAGATCATTTATTCCCTGTTCCTGCTCAAGAAGCAGGGCAAGCTGCCCGCGGACATGCCCATCTACCTGGACAGTCCGCTGGCCATCCGGGCCACGGAGATTTTCCGCCACCATCCCGAATATTTCGACGAAAAGACCCAGGAGTACATCCGGAACGGGGAGAACCCCCTGGACCTGCCCAACCTCCATTTCACCCAGACGCGCGAACAGTCCCAGGCCATCAACGAGTCCCAGGGACCGGCCATCATCATCTCGGCCAGCGGCATGGCCAATGCGGGGCGGATCAAGCACCACCTCAAGCACAACCTGTGGCGTCCGGGGGCCAGTGTGGTCTTCGTGGGCTGGCAGGGCGTGGGCACGCCGGGCCGCAAGATCGTCAACGGGGCCGAGAAGATCACCATCTTCGGCGAGGAGGTCCTGGTCAAGGCCAAGGTCTTCACCATCAACGGCTTCTCCGGCCACGCCGGGCGCGACGAACTTTTGGACTGGCTCGGGACCATGCAGGGCAAGCCCATCAAGGTCCTGCTCGTGCACGGCGAGGCCGAGGTGCAGGACGAATTCGCCAAACTGATTACCGAGAAGTTCGGCTTCGAGGTGCACATCCCCGAGTACATGGAGGTCCTGGAGCTCCTGCCGGGCAAGGAGTTCGAACCCGTGGTGGACCTGGATGTGGCCCGGCCGCGCGTGGACTGGGAATTCCTGCTGGCGGACTCCGAGACACTGTACCAGGAGCTGCGCAACCGGCTCCGGGACGTGGAAAAGCGCCCCTGGGTGGACCAGGCCGAGCTGCGCGACAAGCTGCTTGACATCAACCGCACCATCGTGGAGCTGGTCTCCGAGATGTAG
- the rsmD gene encoding 16S rRNA (guanine(966)-N(2))-methyltransferase RsmD, whose amino-acid sequence MRIVGGQYKGRRILTCEGPGYRPATMKVRESVFSMLTARGVDFHDARVIDMFAGSGSLALECLSRGAPTAWFVEKSPKAAALIRRNLADLKVDKSRYRVVCKDLFGVLSKGPERPFDLVFIDPPYGHDLLVPALEKALGNAWIAQDALVLAEVESAVTPPQDGPVGDMELLTDREYGQTRILLWRN is encoded by the coding sequence GTGCGGATCGTCGGAGGCCAATACAAGGGGCGCAGGATACTGACCTGCGAGGGCCCCGGATACCGTCCCGCGACCATGAAGGTGCGCGAGTCCGTCTTCTCCATGCTCACGGCGCGGGGCGTGGACTTCCATGACGCGCGGGTCATCGACATGTTCGCAGGAAGCGGCTCCCTGGCGCTCGAATGTCTCAGCCGGGGCGCGCCCACGGCCTGGTTCGTGGAGAAAAGCCCCAAGGCCGCCGCGCTCATCCGCCGCAACCTGGCCGATCTGAAAGTGGATAAGTCACGATACAGGGTGGTCTGCAAGGACCTTTTTGGTGTATTGTCCAAGGGCCCGGAGCGCCCCTTCGATTTGGTCTTCATCGACCCGCCCTATGGTCACGACCTGCTCGTCCCGGCCCTGGAAAAGGCGCTGGGCAACGCTTGGATCGCGCAGGACGCACTGGTCCTGGCCGAGGTGGAGAGCGCTGTCACCCCCCCGCAGGACGGCCCCGTGGGGGACATGGAATTGCTAACCGACCGGGAATACGGTCAAACCAGGATTTTACTATGGCGAAATTGA